In Labeo rohita strain BAU-BD-2019 chromosome 4, IGBB_LRoh.1.0, whole genome shotgun sequence, the DNA window attctatattattatatatgaataatgaaaattgtccttttttaatgttgtatgtgtgtatttatttatgtatttatttatttttttaacaatttcaaCGTTATTGCACACAGTTATGCTCATGCTGAGACAAATTTTGGTTCGTTACTTGTTCGTGAATGAGGCACAAGTTCCCTCTGCTGGCGAACTTGAGGAAGTTCAGATTGGggtgatatatttacattatatttacatttattcatttagcagacgtgTTTTATTCAAAGCATCTATTCGTTCAGTATACTAATCACGTAGTCACTTAATACATGATCAGAAATTAGGTACAAAACTGTCCCTCGGACGGTACCCTTTCTTGTTAACCTTTTTAAGATACCGCCCAGTACCTTTTTTAGAGATTAGAcaatcttaaatatataataaacggACGTATTTAGGCAACTTGTAGCCTACACCATAGTAGGTTGACAGCATTTGAGAAACATTGGGAGACAACCAAATGATTATCACATTTaccaaaactattaaaatgtattcttgtttttaattttgtttagacAGCATGACGTTAGGACACATAGAAAGTAAAAGCTGTGCCAAATTGACTAGCCAATTATGGTTTACCAGTCAATTACCTTCATAACAAACAGAAGGTGGACATGTTGAAGCCGCCTCCTCACATCCTCTGGCTCTGCGGGCGAATGTTGCGTAAAGGAGTGGCACAGGATGCGTTTAAATAGCCGCGCTCACCAACTTTCACGCATCACAACTTCTTCAGCTCTGCACACTGGTTTTACGCATCCATACTTTGCGCTCTCTGAAGATGCGTTGCGCACTTTCCAAACTGCACATACTGCACTCCTCCGTCCTTGCGCTGTGGCTCACGGCTCTCCAGGGATTCAGACCTGCGGATGCTGCCCCCAACCCGTCTCCCCTCTTGGGCTCCAACTGGGGGAACCCGCGGAGGTACATCCACCTTCAGACCACTTCAGACTTAAACAACTTCTACTTGGAAATCAGCCCGAATGGACACGTGCACAAAACTACAAACCGGGGGTCCTACAGTGAGTAGCCTAtactgtttttgtccatatttagaatattaggccagtaaaataaaaatcaagctCTCAAAACGTTGAATCATGACTAATAAATGTTATCTTTAAAATACTGCCCTCCACAGCTTATTCCTCTTTAAATTCTGCATTCAACAGGTGTCATTTTACTGAAAGCAGAGAGCAGAGACCGGCTGGCAATATTTGGAGTGAAAAGTAACCGATTTTTGTGTATGGACGCAGCAGGAACTCTTTTCACATCTGTAAGTATTCATTTGtggtaaacaaatacatttaagttgaAAATATAGTAGGTATAGTGGTAACACTTAAGTTAACCGATTgttaatttaagtttatttagtcaaaaatatgatttaatatcaCTGAAACAacctaaatacagtaatatatgCCAATGCAACTAAAGTTTATGGGTTAAATAAAGTAGTAATAGCTCTAGCAATTGCAGGTCGTCACTTTTTACAGCGTTCTACAAAAGATATAGcccaaactgtaaaaaaaagttcgTATTTTAAATCTAAAGGGACATTTCAAgcaattttacagtaaaatactattgaatgtacagtttttggaagtgaaaaagtGGTGGTTGTGGTTTACGGTGCATGGCTGTTAGTATATTATAAGGTTTCAAAAGGACATTTTAGGACTTAAGTTgttatattatcattatatcGTTAATAAAATATTcggttttttttattgtaaatataattttgatccGTAAAACCGTTGCTACCAAATTTTTACGGTGaagttctggcaaccacagctgcgtTTTTTAAAACcgtaaatttcacaaatgtgCTTTTTACAGGCTAAAACGTGTAAGAAAATGTATGACGCTACAGTTAAATCTAATCATTTGGATTAATTATTAaacgttttatattttttatgtctcTAGACGGTTTGCAATAAGGAAGACTGTCTTTTTCACCACAAACTTTTGGAAAACCACCGTGACGTGTATTACTCCACCAAGCATGGCATACTGCTTAACCTGGATGGGGCGAAACAGGTGTTCATAGCGGGACAAAATCTCCCTCAGTCCTCTCTCTTCTTATCAGAGAAGAACACTGTTCCGTTGGAGCGCCTGCAGCACCGGGAGAGGAGAAACCGGCAGGTGAATCCATCAGACCCGCTGAACGCGCTCCGTAACGGAGAGGCGTCAGACTCCAGAGCTGCTCAAGAGGACGATGGGGACTTGGACTTTGAGCCGTCAGAGGGTCGAAACATCTCCAGAGAAACACTGGTTTCACCTTCCGATGATGACCCGTGGGATCTTTTTCACGACACGAGCCCCGGCAGTCCCCGGATTTCAGCAATTGTCGGATAAAGCTACAGATCATTCATGGCGTGACTGTTGAACCGCCGCAGCTTTGCGCAAAGTCGATGCGCCAACGTTTGAGTGTGGCACCATAGTATTTTCATCATAAATAAGTGTTTTTAGGGCATATATTTCAAATCGATTTCAcgtgtacactcttaaaaataaagggttTTGGCATTGATGCTCTGGAAGAACGAGTTTGGTTTCCCAAAGAAGTGTCCTTAAAAGAGTGTGAagagcatttaaaaaatctgaagagcctttttccactataaagatcCTTTTGTGCAATGTAAAGATTCAATGAAAGGTCTTGAAagcatcaatgccaataaagaacctttatttttaaaagtggaGATCTACAGTTTATTTAGGCTGTTCTGTTATCTCACCAAAACCTGAGTTTTTTCTCCTGCCACCATGAATTTGTCTTTGGTGCTGGACACCATCTGTGGACAACAATTGTTGAACCaagaaagtatttatttatttaatgaattacacatgttttatttatggtaTTTATGTTTGCTTTAAGTGTTAGATGTGCAGTGAAAATGTTAtactcattttaaataaaattttgtttcttgattaaagaaaatatgttcttttgttgttgtcttATTTGTCTTCagtaaacctaaaaaaaaaaacaaaaaaacaaacaagtaagaCTCAAAATAATCTGTCTTTGTTAGTTGCTGGACTCCTCATTGGAGATTTAGCTGGTTTAACATTGACTTTCCCATCATTAGAGATGAATAATGAACACTCAGAATCAGTGTGAGATATCAATCTGCATCAGTCTCTGAGTCACTAAGAATAAATCTTTCCACATTCTGTTTTGTTTCCAAAGTCACAGGCTACACTTTAGTTATTTTTAGAAGAAGGGCTTTACAGAGAGCAAACCTTTAAGTTATAGTATATGACCTGCTTATTC includes these proteins:
- the fgf23 gene encoding fibroblast growth factor 23; amino-acid sequence: MRCALSKLHILHSSVLALWLTALQGFRPADAAPNPSPLLGSNWGNPRRYIHLQTTSDLNNFYLEISPNGHVHKTTNRGSYSVILLKAESRDRLAIFGVKSNRFLCMDAAGTLFTSTVCNKEDCLFHHKLLENHRDVYYSTKHGILLNLDGAKQVFIAGQNLPQSSLFLSEKNTVPLERLQHRERRNRQVNPSDPLNALRNGEASDSRAAQEDDGDLDFEPSEGRNISRETLVSPSDDDPWDLFHDTSPGSPRISAIVG